One stretch of Deltaproteobacteria bacterium DNA includes these proteins:
- a CDS encoding HAD family hydrolase, with protein MTTLIAFDLDGVLYSSEPFIADAYREAMAAVNEERPGSFARVPSTREILDHVGWPVATILARLFPAVAGAAVDRLQAATLEVICGRVAARAGVLYEGVAEGLRALHQAGHLLAVASNGRHRYVETVLATYGLSELFVAPITADQVGSKPAVLGGYLERHRLSPAYTVMVGDRASDVEAARVVGCHFIGCDYGHGHRHEIEGAGPTVSRFGEVPAAVAYLLHA; from the coding sequence ATGACCACGCTGATTGCCTTCGATCTGGACGGCGTGCTTTACAGCTCGGAACCGTTCATCGCCGACGCCTATCGCGAGGCGATGGCGGCAGTTAATGAAGAGCGGCCCGGTTCATTTGCGCGCGTGCCGAGCACGCGGGAGATTCTCGATCACGTCGGCTGGCCGGTAGCGACGATCTTGGCGCGGCTGTTTCCCGCCGTGGCTGGTGCGGCGGTGGATCGGCTCCAGGCGGCCACACTTGAAGTGATTTGCGGGCGCGTTGCCGCACGTGCCGGGGTGCTTTACGAGGGCGTGGCCGAAGGGCTGCGTGCACTGCATCAAGCTGGGCACCTGCTGGCCGTCGCCTCGAACGGCCGCCATCGCTATGTGGAGACGGTGCTTGCCACCTACGGTCTCAGCGAGCTGTTCGTGGCGCCGATAACGGCGGATCAAGTTGGCAGCAAGCCGGCGGTGCTTGGCGGCTACCTCGAGCGGCACCGTCTTAGCCCGGCGTACACGGTGATGGTGGGTGATCGCGCCAGCGATGTGGAGGCGGCGCGGGTGGTTGGGTGTCATTTCATCGGGTGCGACTACGGTCACGGGCATCGCCACGAGATCGAGGGTGCCGGCCCCACTGTCAGTCGATTCGGCGAGGTGCCGGCGGCGGTAGCCTATTTGCTGCACGCATGA
- a CDS encoding GIY-YIG nuclease family protein: protein MRETLHRYLLTRPGGATTGELLDLVFTQPGGDREFGPRFVQALLAGDPRFSFCRAEQRWVATVHAALARSLAETAFVVVDVETTGGAPQRGDSIIEIGAVRVEGARVAERFSCLVNPARSLPRFITHLTGITGEMLAGQPLLAEAWPAFMEFAGDRVLVAHNARFDLGFLNAAAQAQLGRPLHQPHLCTLQLARRLLPQLRRRGLDAVAAHFGIALVDRHRALGDALITAEILLHFLDLLAARGSTRLDQALALQANARDGRVFFCPLPRQAIAALAPAPGVYRFYGEDGRLLYIGKAKNLRQRVSQYLSNANGHSDKTLDLIRHIHRLDTEHAGSELEAALREAEAIRSEQPPYNRLHKHLPQIAFLKLTADARFPRLLATCRAAARGGQYFGPFRSRESALRAMALVARLFKLRTCAGRLRPNPEATPCLQGQTDACTAPCASRVAAAQYGEQVEAFRRLLAGDPAQTHWARGELTRQRTAHAEALRFEAAARAQRDLEELERLLKRQRTLGWVVAQHNFLVLQPHHRGGAALAYLVVSGRLIERRTLQGVEDLLALAQRVSECIQANADAPVADADVAGTTILAAWLRDRGERDGFVFRLQDASAASQQLSEWEAALSSILTQTAAGRSQRPDQDPAPP from the coding sequence ATGCGAGAGACTCTGCATCGCTACTTGCTCACCCGCCCCGGCGGCGCCACCACCGGCGAGCTGTTGGATCTCGTCTTCACTCAGCCCGGCGGCGATCGGGAGTTCGGCCCACGGTTTGTTCAAGCTTTGCTCGCCGGCGACCCGCGCTTCAGCTTCTGCAGGGCGGAGCAACGTTGGGTGGCAACCGTGCATGCGGCGCTGGCTCGGTCTTTGGCGGAGACCGCGTTCGTGGTGGTCGATGTTGAAACCACCGGCGGCGCACCGCAACGGGGCGATTCGATCATCGAGATCGGCGCGGTGCGGGTCGAGGGCGCCCGCGTGGCCGAGCGTTTCAGTTGCCTGGTGAATCCTGCCCGGTCGCTGCCCCGGTTCATTACGCATCTCACCGGCATCACCGGCGAGATGCTGGCGGGGCAGCCGCTGCTGGCCGAGGCGTGGCCGGCGTTCATGGAGTTCGCCGGCGATCGCGTCTTGGTGGCACACAACGCCCGTTTCGATCTGGGGTTTCTCAACGCCGCGGCGCAGGCGCAGTTGGGCCGCCCGTTGCATCAGCCGCATCTGTGCACGTTGCAGCTGGCGCGGCGGCTGCTGCCGCAGCTGCGCCGGCGCGGTCTCGATGCGGTGGCAGCGCACTTCGGCATCGCGCTGGTGGATCGCCACCGGGCGCTCGGCGACGCGCTGATCACGGCCGAGATTCTGCTGCACTTCCTGGACCTGCTAGCCGCGCGCGGCAGCACTCGGCTCGATCAGGCTCTCGCCCTGCAAGCGAACGCTCGCGATGGCCGGGTGTTCTTCTGTCCGCTACCGCGCCAAGCCATTGCTGCCCTTGCCCCCGCGCCCGGGGTGTATCGTTTCTATGGCGAAGACGGCCGCCTGCTCTACATCGGCAAGGCCAAGAACCTCCGCCAGCGGGTGAGTCAGTACTTGAGTAATGCCAACGGCCACAGCGACAAGACCCTCGATCTCATCCGCCACATCCACCGCCTCGACACCGAGCACGCCGGCTCGGAACTGGAAGCTGCGCTCCGCGAAGCCGAGGCGATTCGCAGCGAACAACCGCCGTACAATCGTCTCCACAAACATCTGCCGCAGATCGCGTTTCTCAAGCTGACGGCCGATGCCCGCTTCCCGCGCTTACTTGCCACCTGCCGAGCAGCGGCGCGGGGCGGGCAATACTTCGGTCCGTTCCGATCGCGCGAATCCGCGCTGCGGGCGATGGCGTTGGTGGCGCGCCTGTTCAAGTTGCGCACCTGTGCGGGACGACTACGCCCGAATCCTGAAGCCACGCCCTGCTTGCAGGGGCAGACCGACGCCTGCACCGCGCCGTGTGCCAGCCGGGTGGCGGCTGCCCAGTATGGGGAACAGGTGGAAGCGTTCCGGCGACTGCTGGCCGGGGATCCCGCCCAAACCCACTGGGCGCGCGGCGAGCTCACACGACAACGCACGGCCCATGCCGAGGCCCTGCGTTTTGAAGCTGCGGCCAGGGCGCAGCGAGACCTCGAAGAGCTGGAGCGGCTGCTCAAGCGCCAGCGAACGTTGGGTTGGGTAGTTGCGCAGCACAATTTTCTGGTGCTGCAACCGCACCATCGCGGCGGCGCGGCGCTGGCCTATCTGGTGGTGAGCGGCCGGCTGATTGAGCGGCGAACCCTGCAAGGCGTCGAGGACCTGCTGGCGCTCGCGCAACGTGTGAGCGAGTGCATTCAGGCAAACGCTGATGCGCCCGTGGCTGACGCGGATGTTGCCGGCACCACCATTCTGGCGGCCTGGCTACGCGACCGCGGCGAGCGCGACGGCTTCGTGTTTCGATTGCAAGATGCGAGCGCGGCCTCCCAGCAATTGTCGGAGTGGGAGGCCGCGCTGTCGAGCATACTAACGCAAACGGCGGCGGGCCGGAGCCAACGCCCGGACCAGGATCCGGCGCCGCCCTAG
- a CDS encoding Smr/MutS family protein has product MGRRSDRRGPPARAGAAAFSHQPFRRLRQLVANPPAPQKPPAPPPAAMPAAPPEDDLGAFWREMKSVAPLDRTQRARIDQPPPAATARAVVSDDAEALAELSELVAGSGHFDISDSDEHVEGLASGVDPRLLRRLRAGEFAYQAHLDLHGLNAAEARTEVARFLLRAFQAGLRCVLIVHGRGLNSKDQVPVLKSKVVSWLARGQWSRLLLAFASARPCDGGAGALYVLLRRERKAKRPVHVLNGAKW; this is encoded by the coding sequence ATGGGGCGACGTAGTGACCGGCGCGGACCGCCGGCGCGAGCCGGCGCCGCGGCCTTCTCGCATCAGCCCTTCCGCCGGCTGCGCCAACTGGTGGCCAACCCGCCGGCACCGCAAAAGCCGCCGGCACCACCTCCCGCGGCCATGCCCGCCGCACCCCCGGAGGACGATCTCGGCGCATTCTGGCGCGAGATGAAGAGCGTCGCGCCGCTTGACCGGACGCAGCGCGCTCGCATCGATCAGCCACCGCCGGCCGCGACGGCGCGAGCGGTGGTCAGCGACGATGCCGAGGCGCTGGCCGAGCTCTCGGAACTGGTGGCCGGCAGCGGCCACTTCGATATCTCGGACAGCGATGAGCACGTCGAGGGCCTGGCCAGCGGCGTTGATCCGCGCCTGCTGCGTCGCTTGCGCGCCGGCGAGTTTGCCTACCAGGCGCACCTCGACTTGCACGGCCTGAATGCCGCCGAGGCGCGCACGGAAGTCGCCCGCTTTCTCCTGCGCGCCTTCCAGGCCGGCTTGCGCTGCGTCCTCATCGTGCACGGGCGCGGCCTCAACTCGAAGGACCAGGTGCCGGTGCTCAAGAGCAAGGTGGTGAGCTGGCTGGCGCGCGGCCAGTGGTCGCGGCTGTTGTTGGCCTTTGCCAGCGCCCGACCCTGTGACGGCGGCGCGGGCGCGCTCTACGTGCTGCTGCGCCGCGAGCGCAAGGCCAAGCGCCCGGTGCATGTGCTGAACGGCGCGAAGTGGTAG
- a CDS encoding cytochrome P450: MSAEFTFNPFDPATRRDPFPLYARARCEQPVYRHPELPVVSVFRYGDIQTILKDSKTWSNRFPPPPGVSAEDLPPPSMLGQDPPAHTRLRGLVNQAFTPRIIRRLEPRMHEIANELVNHALEQREVDLVQALTYPLPVIIIAEIIGIPPADREQFKRWSDAAVENLGNALFAPPTAERMQHLRTLVAEMGAYFSSLAEERRRCPREDLLTGLVQAELEGSRLSHDEMLQMLTLLLVAGNETTTTLIGNAVLELLAHPEELARLRANLDLLPAAVEEVLRYASPVQMDPRLATRPVELHGHTIEAGQFVINWLGSANRDEEVFTDPEEFNLSRQDNQHLAFGFGVHYCLGANLARLETQVALRALLSATSSFERTGSESLPLHPSIVFQAVTSLPLRLMPA, encoded by the coding sequence ATGAGCGCCGAGTTCACCTTCAACCCGTTCGATCCGGCAACGCGCCGCGACCCCTTCCCACTTTATGCGCGGGCGCGGTGTGAGCAGCCGGTCTACCGGCATCCCGAGCTGCCCGTGGTCTCGGTCTTTCGCTACGGCGACATCCAGACGATTCTGAAGGATTCCAAGACCTGGTCGAACCGGTTTCCGCCCCCGCCCGGGGTGAGTGCGGAGGACCTGCCGCCGCCCAGCATGCTCGGCCAAGATCCGCCGGCGCACACGCGGCTACGCGGCTTGGTCAACCAGGCATTCACGCCGCGCATCATTCGGCGCCTCGAACCGCGCATGCACGAGATCGCCAACGAGTTGGTCAACCACGCACTGGAGCAGCGCGAGGTCGACTTGGTGCAAGCGCTCACTTACCCGTTGCCGGTCATCATCATCGCCGAGATCATCGGCATCCCGCCGGCGGACCGCGAGCAGTTCAAGCGCTGGTCAGACGCGGCGGTAGAGAACCTGGGCAACGCACTGTTCGCTCCGCCGACGGCGGAGCGGATGCAGCACCTGCGCACTCTGGTGGCGGAGATGGGCGCTTACTTCTCGAGCCTGGCCGAGGAACGCCGGCGCTGCCCGCGCGAGGACTTGCTCACCGGGCTGGTACAGGCAGAGCTGGAAGGCTCGCGGTTGTCGCACGACGAGATGCTGCAGATGCTGACGCTGCTGTTGGTGGCCGGCAACGAGACCACCACCACGCTGATCGGCAACGCGGTCCTCGAACTGCTGGCACATCCCGAGGAGTTGGCCCGCTTGCGGGCGAACCTCGACTTGCTGCCCGCCGCGGTGGAGGAAGTGCTGCGTTACGCCTCACCCGTGCAAATGGATCCGCGCCTCGCCACCCGGCCGGTGGAGCTGCACGGCCACACGATCGAAGCCGGGCAGTTTGTGATCAACTGGCTCGGTTCTGCCAACCGGGACGAGGAAGTATTTACGGACCCGGAGGAATTCAACCTCAGCCGGCAGGACAATCAGCACCTCGCCTTCGGCTTCGGCGTCCATTACTGCTTGGGCGCCAACCTCGCGCGGCTCGAAACCCAGGTGGCGCTGCGCGCCTTGCTGTCGGCCACGAGCAGCTTCGAGCGCACCGGCAGCGAGTCGTTACCGCTCCACCCGAGTATCGTATTCCAGGCGGTCACCAGTCTGCCGCTGCGTCTGATGCCGGCGTAG
- a CDS encoding DUF2333 family protein — translation MMSGVFFALVHSRLPACYPLYMAENESTATRTRAHAPQLLVLLVLMLLLAAPFALYLAQKRHNVLSLDMAARFPENQRLTGGEVFATTIAEIMEHELSGGTGWRPNDFILWSPRLWADNNANRQLGILLAARESMRVFKDHLTKVSSNEYDANLVLADTALRNDAFKLWLPSAESKYSQAVQRLRIYVDGLKATPMRSKPINQRNAELIRLVQAWTDLLGDAHAALYRPDGLWQTDDDFYHAQGVAHVIFHLVQAVEREYRHGEDTKPIIRTLLNEVADALGQAAVLKPLVVFDGSPSGLFANHRRNLDAFVNEARQKLYSVREELEK, via the coding sequence ATGATGTCGGGCGTTTTCTTTGCGCTGGTTCACTCCCGGCTGCCGGCATGCTACCCACTGTACATGGCGGAAAACGAATCGACGGCAACTCGGACGAGGGCGCACGCCCCGCAGCTGCTCGTACTGCTGGTGCTGATGCTGCTGCTGGCAGCGCCATTCGCACTCTACTTGGCGCAAAAGCGTCACAACGTCTTGTCGCTCGATATGGCCGCTCGCTTCCCCGAGAACCAACGGCTCACCGGCGGCGAGGTGTTCGCCACCACTATAGCGGAGATCATGGAGCACGAACTCAGCGGCGGCACCGGCTGGCGGCCGAATGATTTCATCCTCTGGAGTCCAAGGCTGTGGGCCGACAACAACGCCAACCGCCAGCTTGGTATCCTGCTAGCAGCACGCGAGAGCATGCGGGTGTTCAAAGACCACCTCACCAAGGTCTCCAGCAACGAGTACGATGCCAACCTGGTATTGGCCGACACCGCTCTACGAAACGATGCCTTCAAACTGTGGCTGCCGTCGGCAGAGAGCAAGTACAGCCAGGCGGTGCAGCGGCTGCGCATTTACGTTGACGGTTTGAAGGCCACACCGATGCGGTCGAAGCCGATCAATCAGCGCAACGCCGAGCTCATCCGGCTGGTGCAAGCGTGGACCGATCTGCTCGGCGACGCCCACGCCGCGCTTTACCGCCCCGACGGCCTGTGGCAGACCGACGACGATTTCTACCACGCTCAAGGCGTGGCCCACGTGATCTTTCACCTGGTGCAGGCCGTCGAGCGCGAGTATCGTCACGGGGAGGATACCAAGCCGATCATTCGCACGCTGCTCAACGAGGTGGCTGACGCTCTCGGCCAGGCGGCGGTGCTCAAACCGCTCGTCGTGTTCGACGGCAGCCCGAGCGGCCTGTTCGCCAACCATCGCCGCAACCTCGATGCCTTCGTCAATGAGGCGCGCCAGAAGCTCTATTCGGTGCGTGAGGAACTGGAGAAGTGA
- a CDS encoding AbrB/MazE/SpoVT family DNA-binding domain-containing protein, translating to MATKPITEVVKLGRAGQLILSRRVRAAFGLQEGDELVLTVEDERLVLRRKARRFGEYLGNLPLKS from the coding sequence ATGGCCACCAAGCCGATCACCGAAGTTGTCAAGCTTGGCCGCGCCGGCCAGCTGATCCTATCGCGCCGAGTGCGCGCCGCCTTCGGGCTTCAGGAGGGAGACGAGTTGGTGCTGACGGTCGAGGACGAGCGGTTGGTGTTACGGCGCAAGGCCCGCCGCTTCGGCGAGTACTTGGGCAACCTCCCCCTCAAGTCGTGA
- a CDS encoding VCBS repeat-containing protein, protein MNRNHYAVALLSALVVVGGTSAHALTATPSPTPTPTYVSELPEITFQPSQAFSVARNPEFMDVADFNRDGLPDIVISSPTSKKVSILLSDGLGSFSTGVSAGPVGKYLRSVAAGDIDGDGIVDVAVIDNLGDDVFIFLGNGDGSLKPPTALATKRMPWGIAIGQLDGQPGNDLAVTNQLDNTASIFFNRNTGHTSFAGPSNFPVSTKPGQLISGDFNDDGFTDLVALNTGNLGSNDVTELIGNGSGGFQSKGNFLVKEGARQMTVGDFNGDGFPDIAIVNGIASTHQVFTSAFTVLLSDGLGFFSQAVTIDVDCAVVLTVDVCMPKAIAAGDFDRDGNVDIAVGVSLANAVFIYAGNGDGTADFVGQPVPLAAVPNFMVAADFDDDGRLDLAVSESATGYTPANVQLLQNTSPFPPTPTLAPFVTPSGTVRPPVTPSKNQGQICSDDDECFTGFCEQERCCDRACNGQSERCDVDPNPGTCVTVPTPMPSPTPKPTGGGGAFVSRSGGCSADNGNGTPLGATAVLLVPGALWLGRRRILVRALAPARRRLR, encoded by the coding sequence ATGAATCGAAACCACTACGCGGTTGCACTGCTCTCGGCTTTGGTGGTCGTTGGGGGTACGTCCGCGCATGCGCTGACCGCGACACCGTCCCCCACTCCCACCCCCACCTATGTGTCAGAGCTTCCGGAGATTACCTTCCAGCCGAGTCAAGCGTTTTCCGTAGCACGGAACCCGGAGTTTATGGACGTGGCGGATTTCAACCGCGACGGGCTACCGGACATTGTGATTAGCTCGCCCACGTCGAAGAAGGTGTCGATTCTCCTTAGCGACGGCTTGGGGAGCTTCAGTACCGGGGTATCTGCGGGACCAGTCGGCAAGTACCTACGTTCGGTTGCCGCAGGTGACATAGACGGTGATGGGATCGTCGACGTCGCGGTGATCGACAACCTCGGGGACGACGTATTCATCTTCCTCGGCAATGGAGACGGTTCACTTAAGCCGCCGACGGCCCTGGCGACGAAGCGGATGCCCTGGGGGATCGCGATCGGCCAGCTTGACGGTCAGCCGGGAAACGATCTGGCCGTGACCAACCAGCTGGATAACACTGCGTCGATATTCTTCAACCGCAATACTGGGCATACCTCGTTTGCAGGCCCAAGCAATTTCCCCGTCAGCACAAAGCCAGGGCAGTTGATTTCCGGGGACTTCAACGACGACGGTTTCACGGATCTGGTGGCACTCAACACTGGTAACCTCGGCTCGAACGACGTAACCGAGTTGATCGGCAACGGGTCTGGTGGCTTCCAAAGCAAGGGCAACTTCCTGGTCAAGGAAGGGGCACGGCAAATGACGGTTGGCGACTTCAACGGGGACGGCTTTCCCGACATCGCCATCGTGAATGGTATCGCTTCGACGCACCAGGTCTTCACCAGTGCGTTCACCGTGCTGTTGTCGGACGGTCTGGGATTCTTTAGCCAGGCAGTCACCATCGATGTCGACTGCGCAGTTGTATTGACTGTTGATGTGTGCATGCCGAAGGCGATTGCCGCTGGAGATTTCGACCGCGACGGAAACGTGGACATTGCCGTGGGCGTCTCGTTAGCCAATGCCGTGTTCATTTACGCCGGCAATGGGGACGGAACCGCGGATTTTGTGGGCCAACCTGTGCCTCTCGCCGCCGTACCAAACTTCATGGTCGCAGCTGATTTTGATGACGATGGGCGACTGGACCTGGCCGTTTCCGAATCTGCGACCGGCTACACGCCCGCGAACGTGCAGCTCTTGCAAAACACTAGCCCCTTCCCCCCCACGCCGACACTTGCACCGTTTGTAACCCCCAGCGGCACGGTTCGTCCCCCGGTCACCCCGAGCAAGAACCAAGGGCAGATTTGCAGCGATGACGATGAATGCTTCACCGGTTTTTGCGAGCAGGAGCGCTGCTGCGATCGCGCGTGTAATGGACAGAGCGAACGCTGCGACGTCGATCCCAACCCGGGCACTTGCGTGACCGTTCCAACGCCGATGCCGTCACCGACCCCGAAGCCAACCGGCGGCGGCGGGGCTTTCGTCAGCCGCAGCGGCGGTTGTTCAGCCGACAACGGCAACGGCACCCCGCTCGGGGCCACGGCAGTACTGCTGGTGCCGGGAGCGCTATGGCTAGGGCGGCGCCGGATCCTGGTCCGGGCGTTGGCTCCGGCCCGCCGCCGTTTGCGTTAG
- a CDS encoding TlpA family protein disulfide reductase, giving the protein MPVWQALHQELRDGGFTVITVALDKSAEDARPFIEAAAPTHPSLIDSEHVVADLYDMINVPTVVWIDECGRIVRPNDVAFGSDQFKDLHGLESAPHLDAVRAWVKQGELALAADEVRRLLPRPTAEEQLARAEFVLGWHLHQADQVAAAEVHFARAGELAPHDFTIRRGSLPIRGLDAMGPAFFDMYSEWRERGRPYYQPLPVTEPSKP; this is encoded by the coding sequence CTGCCGGTCTGGCAGGCACTGCACCAGGAACTCAGAGACGGCGGTTTCACCGTGATCACGGTGGCGTTGGACAAGAGCGCCGAAGACGCGCGCCCGTTCATCGAGGCGGCGGCACCGACACATCCAAGCCTGATCGATAGCGAGCACGTCGTGGCCGATCTCTACGACATGATCAACGTGCCGACGGTGGTCTGGATCGATGAGTGTGGCCGGATCGTAAGGCCAAACGATGTCGCGTTTGGCAGCGACCAGTTCAAGGACCTTCACGGCCTCGAGTCGGCACCGCATCTGGACGCTGTGCGCGCGTGGGTGAAGCAGGGCGAACTGGCGCTTGCCGCCGACGAGGTGCGGCGGTTGCTGCCCCGGCCGACGGCCGAGGAGCAACTGGCACGCGCGGAATTCGTGCTCGGCTGGCATTTGCACCAGGCCGACCAAGTGGCCGCAGCCGAAGTGCACTTCGCGCGTGCGGGCGAGTTGGCGCCACATGACTTCACCATTCGTCGCGGTTCGTTGCCGATCCGCGGTCTCGACGCTATGGGGCCGGCCTTCTTCGACATGTACTCGGAGTGGCGGGAGCGCGGCCGGCCGTACTACCAGCCACTGCCCGTCACCGAACCGAGTAAGCCATGA
- a CDS encoding GNAT family N-acetyltransferase, translated as MTLRTISSPERGAVLDLLDQWISRDFFGRYFAHDPAFRDDLCFVAADGERLVSTLQVFTKDIRVNGATLRVGGVGNVFTAPAYREQRVASGLLTRAIAAMEEKKFDLSLLFAVRINFYSRLGWCSHRRLFNFIDPGQPLISGRHAIERFVPERDLDAIMALYQAYSGQLPGTTVRDRRYWLGQLRYAGNPAEDFLVARAGTEAGQPIVAYARATPLYDYYVVTEHGYLPGHAPALADLVCRLHVVEAAGWTGTLVQLAFEPEVLELLRQRGVATRLVEDVFWMWRLVSPEQLARKLGRTRAEIEHQDFFQQLLPPERSVFWLSDRF; from the coding sequence TTGACGCTGCGCACGATTTCATCCCCCGAGCGCGGCGCCGTGCTCGACTTGCTCGACCAGTGGATCAGCCGCGACTTCTTTGGCCGCTACTTCGCCCACGACCCGGCGTTTCGCGACGACCTCTGCTTCGTTGCCGCTGACGGCGAGCGTTTGGTTAGCACCCTGCAAGTGTTCACCAAGGACATCCGCGTGAACGGCGCAACGCTGCGAGTTGGTGGCGTCGGCAACGTTTTCACCGCTCCCGCCTATCGCGAACAGCGCGTGGCCTCAGGACTGTTGACCCGAGCGATTGCAGCGATGGAGGAAAAGAAATTCGATCTTTCGCTGCTCTTCGCCGTGCGCATTAACTTTTACAGCCGCTTGGGCTGGTGCAGCCACCGGCGGCTTTTCAATTTCATTGACCCAGGGCAGCCGCTGATTTCCGGCCGCCACGCCATCGAGCGCTTTGTGCCCGAGCGCGATCTCGACGCGATCATGGCACTCTACCAGGCGTACAGCGGGCAACTCCCCGGCACCACGGTGCGCGACCGCCGCTACTGGCTCGGCCAACTACGTTACGCGGGCAATCCGGCCGAGGACTTCCTCGTCGCCCGCGCCGGCACCGAAGCCGGTCAGCCTATCGTCGCCTACGCCCGCGCCACGCCATTGTACGATTACTACGTCGTCACGGAGCACGGCTACCTGCCCGGCCACGCGCCGGCACTAGCGGACCTTGTCTGTCGCCTGCACGTGGTCGAAGCGGCCGGCTGGACCGGCACCCTCGTTCAGCTCGCGTTCGAGCCCGAGGTGCTGGAGTTGCTGCGCCAGCGCGGGGTCGCCACCCGTCTGGTCGAGGATGTGTTCTGGATGTGGCGGTTGGTGTCGCCCGAGCAGTTGGCGCGCAAGCTCGGCCGCACGCGGGCGGAGATCGAACACCAGGATTTCTTCCAGCAGCTGCTTCCGCCCGAACGCTCAGTATTCTGGCTGTCGGACCGGTTCTAG
- a CDS encoding acyl-CoA dehydrogenase family protein, giving the protein MFGFDLTPEQAELKELAGKFAREEIIPLAPKHDAEEIFPDAICRKAWELGLMNLEVPREYGGPGLGVLDTILILEELNYGCAGITNALAANGLAATPLLVAGSDEQKREYLGRLTRECSYAAFCTTEPGAGSDVAGISTTYRRVGDEYVLNGVKHFISNGSVADWYVIFATKDKQLRHAGISCFVVEADLPGIRKTRMHNKLGQRAADTSEVVLEDVKVPRRALVGAEDQGFKIAMQTFDRTRPEIGAIAIGLSQRALDEATKYALERKQFGQPIANFQAIQFMLADMAIELEAMRLLTYKAAWMIDQGAAASIVSSYAKAFGADATMRITTDAVQVFGGYGYMKDYPVEKLMRDAKLLQIYEGTSQIQRVVIARNLLKQ; this is encoded by the coding sequence ATGTTTGGTTTCGATTTGACCCCCGAACAAGCCGAACTCAAGGAGCTGGCTGGTAAGTTTGCCCGCGAGGAGATCATTCCGCTGGCCCCCAAGCATGACGCGGAGGAGATCTTCCCCGACGCCATTTGCCGGAAGGCCTGGGAACTCGGCCTGATGAACCTCGAAGTACCGCGCGAGTACGGCGGGCCGGGCCTGGGCGTGCTCGATACCATCTTGATCCTCGAAGAACTCAACTACGGCTGCGCTGGCATCACCAACGCCCTGGCCGCCAATGGGTTGGCCGCCACGCCCTTGCTGGTCGCCGGCAGTGACGAGCAGAAACGAGAGTACCTCGGCCGGTTGACGCGCGAGTGCAGCTACGCGGCCTTCTGCACCACCGAGCCGGGGGCGGGCTCGGATGTCGCAGGGATCTCGACCACCTACCGCCGTGTGGGCGACGAGTACGTCCTCAACGGGGTCAAGCACTTCATCTCGAACGGGAGCGTGGCGGACTGGTACGTGATCTTCGCCACCAAGGACAAGCAGCTACGCCACGCGGGCATTTCCTGCTTCGTGGTCGAGGCTGATCTCCCCGGTATCCGCAAGACCCGCATGCACAACAAACTCGGCCAGCGAGCAGCCGACACCTCCGAGGTCGTGCTCGAAGACGTGAAAGTACCCCGCCGGGCGCTGGTAGGGGCGGAGGACCAGGGCTTCAAGATCGCCATGCAGACCTTCGATCGCACGCGGCCCGAGATCGGTGCCATCGCCATTGGCCTCTCACAGCGCGCACTCGACGAAGCGACGAAATATGCGCTCGAACGCAAGCAATTCGGTCAGCCAATCGCTAACTTCCAGGCCATCCAGTTCATGCTTGCCGACATGGCCATCGAACTCGAAGCGATGCGCCTGCTGACTTACAAGGCGGCATGGATGATCGATCAGGGAGCCGCAGCCTCCATCGTCTCGAGCTACGCCAAGGCCTTCGGTGCCGATGCCACGATGCGGATCACCACCGACGCCGTGCAGGTCTTCGGCGGCTACGGCTATATGAAGGACTACCCCGTTGAGAAGCTGATGCGGGACGCCAAGCTCTTGCAGATCTACGAAGGCACCTCGCAGATCCAGCGCGTTGTCATCGCGCGCAATCTGCTCAAGCAATAG
- a CDS encoding redoxin domain-containing protein, which yields MAERWTLLVEGRAAEVQASMSDGRLRLRPAALQAALGWEWQPQGFCKGTRCVPVTDAATLLTAEGVDLAGFAALLRQPLAVDGDARVACLGVSADDRAGQLASLQAPDFTLPDLSGTRHSLSDYRGRKVLLVAYASW from the coding sequence ATGGCGGAACGATGGACCCTCTTGGTGGAAGGGCGGGCCGCCGAGGTGCAAGCAAGCATGAGTGACGGGCGGTTGCGACTACGCCCTGCCGCCTTGCAGGCTGCACTCGGCTGGGAATGGCAGCCGCAGGGTTTCTGTAAGGGCACGCGTTGTGTTCCGGTAACTGACGCGGCGACATTGCTCACGGCCGAGGGCGTGGACCTTGCCGGCTTCGCCGCGCTGCTGCGCCAGCCACTGGCGGTCGATGGCGACGCTCGCGTCGCCTGCCTCGGGGTCTCGGCTGACGACCGAGCTGGGCAGCTCGCGTCGCTGCAAGCACCCGATTTCACGCTGCCGGATCTGAGCGGCACGCGACATTCGCTTTCCGACTACCGCGGCCGGAAGGTGCTCCTGGTCGCCTACGCCTCCTGGTGA